The region gatggaggGGGGATGAGGATGAAGATGGAGGAGGATGAAGGCTTGGGATGAGGCTGGAGGGGGGACGAGGATGAAGATGGAGGGGGATGAAGGCTGGGGATGAGGCTGGAGGGGGGATGAGGATGAAGATGGAGGGGGATGAAGGCCGGGGATGAGGATGGAGGGGGGATAAGGAAGAAGATGGAGGGGGATGAAGGctggggatgaggatggaggGGGGATGAGGATGAAGATGGAGGGGGATGAAGGctggggatgaggatggaggGGGGATGAGGATGAAGATGGAGGGGGATGAAGGctggggatgaggatggaggGGGGATGTCTGGGTAAGGAGGACAGGGAAGGAACGGAGGCCGACGATGAGGATGGTGCGGGGAGGAAGGCCACGGCCACGGTTACCTCTTGGTGCGGCGGAAcatgctgctgcccaccaggaTCGGcatcgggggtgggggggggggcgagagccggggggagccgggggctccggggcggcggcggcgcctcggcagggggggggagggggggggggggggggagaggaacacggcggcggcggctgcaatgggcggggccggggcggggccggggcggggccggggggcaaggggggggggcgcggggggggtCCTCACCTGCTGCTTTTCCGAGGTAGCGGCAGCTCCTTCTGCAAaacggggcagggggtggggggcggcaCGGactcccccccaaccccccggCGGCAGCGCCCCCCGGGCCTTGGGGGCAAGACAGGTGCTGgctccatccccccccccccccctcatgTCTGATGCCCCCCCAGATCCGGCTGCCCCGAACACCCCCggccctgcagcacccccccgcccggccctgccctgtgCACCCCCTCCCCGGTACCGACCCCCGCCCCAGTACCGACATCCCCTCCCCCGAGTTACCGACAGTCCCCCCGGCACCGACGCGTTCCCCCCGGTACCGATTTCCCACCCCCGCTACCTGCAGCCGCCGGCGGCGAATCACACCCGAATCATCCATGGCGCTGCCGGTGCGGGGGGGgtcctcccccccccgccccccgcggccccggtgcccgcagccccccccccccctcagccGCCCGCCGCCATCCTCCGCCGTGCGGGACCCCCGGGAAcgccccgcccccagccccgccccgccccgccctgccGGGGGGACCCAAGCGTCCGGGGGGTGGGAGCATGGGGGGTGGGAGCATGGGGGGTGGGAGCATGGGGGGGCGGCCGGCCCCACCCCGGGGGGGTTTAACCCCTGCGGTGCTGCGACCCCACCCCCGCCTCTGTCCGTGGTGCTGAACCGGCCGCACTCGCGGCCGCCGCAGTCCCCCCACCAACAGGAAGGGGGGGGTTcaaccctccccccccccgtgtCCGCGTCCCCCCCCGTgtccgccccccctcccccaataATTTCAGGGCAATACCGCAGCGCTCCCCCCGCCACGAGCCCCTCCCGCATCATGAGTGACATCATGGCACCGCAACACCATAAAAACGTGGCCAAAAGAGGAAGGAGGGGTGCTCGGggccccccagtgccccccctgcgcccccccccccccccggattAGACCCCTAATCCCCCGGGATTGAGGTCACGGCCAGTTCCAGGCGCCTGGCCAGGACTGATTAACGCAGGGGTGCATGACACGGGCTGGACACCTGGGTTTGCTTCCatctcgggggggggggggggggggggggcacggcaTGAACATGGGGGGGGGTCACAACACCCACTCCCCCCGAGCCAGGGAGCTCCAAGTACCCCCTGccccaaactgcagcacagcagggcctgtgcaccaccccccccaaccccacagACCCTCCAACAGCTAcaggcaccccctgcccccccttcAATGTGACACACCCCCCCAAATGTACAGGTGGAATAaatcgcccccccccccccaaaacaacaaaaaaaggggatttggggttttttaaccaatctttgttaaaaaatacacacttgctttattgggggggggggggggtgtctgttTGGGGGGCTGTCACAGCTCGGCCAGGGAACGCAGGCTGCGCTCGTGGAAGAAGCGGTGGGGGGGGCGCACGGGGGGCACACGTTTGAAGTAGGAGAGCACCgaggggggggctgcagggtccTCATCGGGATCCTCgtcagccctggggcagggggtggtggAGGTCAGGGACACCGAGGGGGAGGCATGGAGGACCCAGAAGTCTGGGTGGGGGTCttgccccccccacccctgaagGGCAAGgacccctgtgcccccccccccattgcATGGGTatgctccccccagcccaaTCCCCTCCATCGCACAGACAGGCCCCCCCCATTGCACAGGTTTTTGCCCCTCTCAGCCCTGCCGTGCCCCCCACAGGACCCCCCCGAAGACCCCCCCCTTGGCACAGACAAGACCCCACACCGCCCATTACACAGGCCTgtgcccccccaggccccccacGGCACAGACAGGACCCTCCATGCCCCCGCCATGCCCTCTGCATTACACAGgcctgtgcccccccccagaCACCAATGCCCCCCCCATTAcacagccctgtgcccccccaggccccccatGGCACAGACAGAACCCCCTTGTGTCCCCCTCCTCATTTACACCAGTCCCCTTTGCCCCCCCACTCAGGAGCAGCCCAAGCCCCCCGATAAAATCATGCTGGGATCCCCCCAAgccacagcagccccctccagctgcccaccccccccagtaCCCCCCTGTGCCCCCGACACGCACCACTTGACGGGGACCCCCCTGCGCTGCAGCAGCTCCCGCGCCGTCCCCCAGCTGAAGCGCACGAACTGGGGGAACCCAAAGACGGGCTCCAGGTTCCGCTGCAGCCACTCCTTCGTCTTGGGGTCTGAGGGGGCCATGAGGGGTGCCCAGACACTGGGGTATCCCCCCGCAGCAGGCCACAACCCCCCCTgggccccccctcccccattttGCTACTCCTACCATTGGGGTACCCTGAGCCATAGTCCCGGTCGATGTCCCCCAAATCCTCCACGAACTTCCAGTGCTTCACAGCATGGTCACGGGCAACCTGGGGGGGCAGAGAAATTAGCGGGGGGAGCAtattggggagggggggctgagAGCCCTCCCTCCCCATTAAATTTGAACGTTATTTGGTGTGGGGCAAGGCGAGGGGGCAGATGTGGGGCGCAGGGGGTGTTGGTGCTCTGGGTGGTGTTGGTGTTTGGAGTGGGGGGGATGCGGGGGGGGGGtcgtgctggggggggggggtcatGCCCACCTTGGCGCAGATGCTGGCGGCGCTGACGATGGGGAAGAGCCCGTCAGCTTTGGGGCGCACGGTCACCGCCAGCCCCGGGAATCGCTGCTGCAGCTTCGCCTCATACTTCTCCGCCGGCCCCACTGTGTCCACAAACACCTGGGGGTGCCCCAggaccgccccccccccccgccaaaaatcacccctgcccccctccaAAATCACCCCCCAGCTGATCCATCCTgacccaccccccagcaccacaAAACCCCCAGAAAAGGTCCTCAACCCTCCTAAAACTTCCCCTGGGCCCTGACCCCTCCTCCCCAGACCCCCCTCAGATCAGCCTggacccccccagcacccccaaaaCAATCCCAGACTCCCCCTGTACCCCAAAGCACCCCAAATTCACCCAAAACCAAGCCAGAACCGCCCTCCAGATCCCCAACTCCCCCCCAAACGGCTCCAGCCCTGTAAGTGAAACTAAagcaggggtggggagaaagaGGGGATTTGGccggaccccccccccccgcaccccaaaacaaccccagactcccccctgcagccccaaaACACCCCATATCAAGCACGGGGGGTGAAGAAAGAAGTGGTTTGGACTCAACTCAGGGTGCCCCCCCaactccccctccccacacctgcacctccccacccccagggTCCCACCAAACCCACCTCAGCCACCTGCACCCCAGAGTCCAATGCGAACTGGATGAGGCCCACAGCCGTGTCATGCGACAGCTCATTCAGGTTGTATTTAGCTCTGGGGGGGGTGTCACAGGGTGGGCATCACCCCTCAGCACCCCAAACTGGGGGGGGAGGCGTGTGGCAAGAAAACGGAGACTGCATGAACCAGGCTCAGAGGCACCAAAGGTGCTGGgggcgggaggcagggggggGCCCACATTGGTCTGAGGGACactgggggtcctggggggtgTTGCAGTGCTACTGTGTGGGGGCAGAGGTGTGGGCAGGGGGTTTTGGAGGGGGGATGGGGAGTTTGGGGGGCCttgggggggcttggggggggctTTGACCACTGCTGCACGCAGGCAGAGATATGGGTAGGGGGCTTGGGGGTACCTAGGGGGTttgggggggcatgggggggcTCTAGGGGGGCTCACCGCTGCTGCATGCAGGCAGAGATGTGGTCGGGAGGCAGCACGTGCAGGGCCCACCCCAGGATGTTGCTCGCTGCCTCCAGCAGCGCAAACCGCCGCTCGCGCTCCCCCTCTGACAGCGTCTTCGAGTCTGGAGGGGGGGCAACCGGGGTGAGGGGTCCCCTTCACCACCTCCTACCTCCACCATAgacccctccacccccccccggcccccccacctcccccccagcacccccacccccccccacctccccccagcaccccaccgACTCCAGGCCCCCCCAACCTCCCCCACGCCTCAACCCCACCCCTGGGACCACCAAgacccccctccccggcccccccaCCTGCCACCCCCAGCGCTTCCAGTTCCTCCAGTTTCTCCACGGGGCAGTAGCAGATCCCATAAACCATCGGCCCTGCGTGGCGTAGGGGGGGAAAGAGGGGGGTAAGCCCGGGGCGAGGGGGGAAgaccccccacacacaccctggGGCCCCCCAACTCGGTCTCACCCAGCACCGGCCCTCTCCCCGCTTCGTCCACGCCGAGGGCGCAGGGGAGGCggctgcagggggggggggcacggccgAGCCGaaccgccccgcgcccgccgggTCCTGCTCCAGACGCGCCAGCGCCAtcgccggggaggggggggtgtgGCGGGGGCGTGGCCCCGCACAGCCCCCCTGGGAGATGTA is a window of Falco peregrinus isolate bFalPer1 chromosome 12 unlocalized genomic scaffold, bFalPer1.pri SUPER_12_unloc_2, whole genome shotgun sequence DNA encoding:
- the RNASEH2A gene encoding ribonuclease H2 subunit A; this encodes MASGGTPTETPLDVDLHCSRRVGHLRDPHHGPEETGDTQMENPKRTGLTRPPPLTQGPPSPATGDLPGWGLGECPSRLHLPGGLCGATPPPHPPLPGDGAGASGAGPGGRGAVRLGRAPPPCSRLPCALGVDEAGRGPVLGPMVYGICYCPVEKLEELEALGVADSKTLSEGERERRFALLEAASNILGWALHVLPPDHISACMQQRAKYNLNELSHDTAVGLIQFALDSGVQVAEVFVDTVGPAEKYEAKLQQRFPGLAVTVRPKADGLFPIVSAASICAKVARDHAVKHWKFVEDLGDIDRDYGSGYPNDPKTKEWLQRNLEPVFGFPQFVRFSWGTARELLQRRGVPVKWADEDPDEDPAAPPSVLSYFKRVPPVRPPHRFFHERSLRSLAEL